A single genomic interval of Heterodontus francisci isolate sHetFra1 chromosome 45, sHetFra1.hap1, whole genome shotgun sequence harbors:
- the LOC137356482 gene encoding histone H1-like, translating to MTDTAAAETAPPAAAAQVKTPKKKKAAPRNKSAGPTLSEQILRIVADCSDRKGTSLPAIKKALGRSGVDVGKLRTQIKQSIRRNVNKGSLVQSSGTGASGSFRIPKQGTKGNVGKKVKSGAGKKPLVKKTAGKKVTAKRSAAKKLPVKKLAAKKSAAKKAAGKKVTSKKAATPKKSPGKKAALPKKSPVKKAKKPKSATGGKVLKKVQSSRGKTKPKAAKAQKAAPGKK from the coding sequence atgaccgatacagcagccgccgaaacggctcctccagccgccgccgctcaagtcaagactccgaagaagaagaaagcagcacCCCGGAACAAGTCAGCCGGTCCCACGTTGAGCGAGCAGATCCTCAGGATTGTGGCGGATTGCTCCGATCGCAAGGGGACCTCACtgcccgccataaagaaggctctgggtcggAGCGGTGTGGATGTGGGGAAGCTCAGGacccaaatcaagcaaagtatcaggaggaatgtgaacaaaggttcCCTGGTGCAGAGCAGCGGTACAGGTGCCTCGGGCTCCTTCAGAATCCCTAAGCAGGGAACCAAGGGAAATGTGGGAAAGAAAGTGAAGTCAGGAGCAGGCAAAAAACCtttagtgaagaaaacagctggcaagaaagtgacagcaaagagatcagcagccaagaaattaccagtcaagaaactagcagccaagaaatcggcagcgaagaaagcagcaggcaagaaagtgaccagcaagaaggcggcaacgccaaagaaatccccagggaagaaagcagcgcttccgaAAAAGTCTCCTGTGAAGAAGGCCAAAAAACCCAAGAGTGCCACGGGCGGAAAGGTGCTCAAGAAAGTTCAATCATCAAGGGGCAAGACcaagccgaaagcagcaaaggctcagaaagcagcccctggaaagaagtga
- the LOC137356370 gene encoding histone H2A.J-like, whose protein sequence is MSGRGKTGGKARSKAKSRSSRAGLQFPVGRVHRFLKKGNYAERVGAGAPVYLAAVLEYLTAEILELAGNAARDNKKTRIIPRHLQLAVRNDEELNRLLGGVTIAQGGVLPNIQAVLLPKKTSAQSTKSK, encoded by the coding sequence atgtctggaagagggaagaccggtggtaaagctcggtccaaggccaagtctcgctcctcccgggctgggctgcagttcccggtgggccgtgttcacaggttccttaaaaaggggaactatgctgagcgtgtgggtgccggagccccggtctatctggctgctgtgctcgagtatctgacagctgaaatcctcgagctggccggcaacgcggcccgggacaacaagaaaacCCGCATTATCCCCAGACACCTCCAGCTGgcagtccgcaacgacgaggagctcaacaggctgctgggaggggtgaccatcgcacaaggcggggtgctgcctaatatccaggccgtgctgctgcccaagaaaaccagcgctcagagcaccAAGAGCAAGTGA